The following coding sequences are from one Myxococcus stipitatus window:
- a CDS encoding response regulator — MRVKVLIVEDSKASREYIASTVEAVEGIDAVVTSSGFEALKLLPRHRFDLIITDINMPDINGLELINFVKKNPNYRDVPLFIITTEGREQDRDRGMALGAAEYLVKPFQPGSLESLLRRYLKLP, encoded by the coding sequence ATGCGTGTCAAGGTGTTGATCGTCGAGGACTCCAAGGCGTCGCGCGAGTACATCGCGTCGACGGTGGAGGCCGTGGAAGGCATCGATGCGGTGGTGACCTCGAGCGGGTTCGAGGCGCTGAAGCTGCTGCCGCGCCACCGGTTCGACCTCATCATCACCGACATCAACATGCCCGACATCAACGGGCTGGAGCTCATCAACTTCGTCAAGAAGAACCCCAACTACCGGGACGTGCCGCTGTTCATCATCACGACGGAGGGGCGCGAGCAGGACCGCGACAGGGGCATGGCGCTCGGCGCGGCGGAGTACCTGGTCAAGCCCTTCCAGCCCGGGAGCCTGGAGTCGCTCCTGCGCAGGTACCTGAAGCTGCCGTGA